In the genome of Quercus robur chromosome 3, dhQueRobu3.1, whole genome shotgun sequence, one region contains:
- the LOC126717810 gene encoding transmembrane 9 superfamily member 2-like isoform X2: MQLIIATKLEILFLSMPTRLGHFPIPDYVKEKKETLGEVLNGDCLVNAPYKLEFRIDKDFQVACRKNLTREEVIQFRTAIKRDYYFQMYYDDLPIWGFLGTIDRLGTAVPNDRFFLFMHLHFDIFFNKDRVIEVSIRMDHTHVVDLTEDRELHVEFIYNVNWKETKISFEKRMEKYLQSSFLPHHLYIHRSAIMNSCITVLILTGCFVTFYMRVLKKDFMEHTYNEVLTDDQDEKGWKYILGDVFRYPNHRSLFAAVLGSGTQLFILTILIMILGLVGVFYPYNRGNLLMALVFIYAITSGIAGYSSTTFYHQLEGTNWVRNLLFAGCLFSGPLLFTFCVLQTVAISYKANAALPFGTILVLVLLLTFVAFPLLVLGGILGKNSQTEFQAPCHTTKCPRDIPPLPWYRGVLPQMALAGILPFAVVYTELYYIFASVWGHRIYTIYSILFVVFIVLLIATALVTVALTYFQLAAEDHQWWWRSFLCGGSTGLYIFGYCFYYYYARTDMHGFLQTSFFFGYMACICYGFFLMLGTVGFIASLLFVRHIYGSIKCD; the protein is encoded by the exons ATGCAATTGATCATCGCTACAAAGCTGGAGATCTTGTTCCTCTCTATGCCAACAAGGTTGGGCCATTTTCCAATCCCAG ATTAtgtaaaggagaagaaggaaactCTAGGTGAGGTATTGAATGGAGATTGTCTTGTCAATGCTCCATATAAACTTGAATTCCGGATAGATAAAGATTTTCAAGTTGCTTGTAGAAAGAACTTGACAAGGGAAGAAGTTATTCAGTTCCGAACTGCAATCAAAAGGGATTATTACTTCCAAATGTATTATGATGACCTGCCAATCTGGGGATTCCTTGGAACGATTGACAGACTAGGCACAGCTGTGCCAAATgatagattttttcttttcatgcaCCTTCactttgatatttttttcaataaggaCCGTGTGATTGAGGTCTCTATCCGTATGGACCATACACATGTTGTGGACCTTACTGAGGACAGGGAGTTGCATGTGGAGTTCATCTACAATGTGAATTGGAAGGAAACAAAGATTTCATTtgagaaaagaatggaaaagtaTTTGCAGTCTTCTTTCCTACCACATCACTTATATATCCATCGGTCTGCAATAATGAATTCATGTATTACAGTTCTCATCCTAACTGGTTGCTTTGTAACATTTTACATGCGAGTCCTTAAGAAGGATTTTATGGA ACATACATACAATGAAGTATTAACTGATGACCAAGACGAGAAGGGGTGGAAGTATATTCTTGGTGATGTGTTTCGGTACCCAAATCACAGGTCTTTGTTTGCTGCAGTCCTTGGTTCTGGCACTCAGTTGTTTATTCT TACCATCCTAATTATGATACTGGGACTAGTTGGTGTCTTTTATCCATATAACCGGGGAAATCTCTTGATGGCTTTGGTCTTCATATATGCAATTACTTCTGGTATTGCAGGATACTCATCAACCACTTTTTATCATCAACTAGAAGGAACGAATTGG GTGAGGAATCTGTTGTTTGCAGGATGCCTTTTTTCTGGTCCTCTGCTTTTCACATTCTGCGTACTTCAAACTGTTGCAATTTCTTACAAAGCTAATGCAGCTCTTCCCTTTGGCACCATCCTGGTGTTAGTTCTGCTACTGACATTTGTTGCATTTCCATTGCTCGTTTTGGGCGGGATTCTAGGCAAAAATAGCCAAACTGAATTTCAAGCTCCTTGCCACACCACAAAGTGCCCAAGAGATATTCCACCACTCCCCTGGTATAGGGGTGTTCTTCCTCAGATGGCATTGGCTGGTATTCTACCTTTTGCTGTTGTGTACACTGAGCTTTACTACATATTTGCTAGTGTCTGGGGTCATAGGATCTACACAATATACAGCATCCTATTTGTCGTCTTCATTGTTCTTCTGATTGCCACTGCTTTGGTTACTGTGGCTTTGACTTACTTTCAGCTTGCTGCTGAAGATCATCAATGGTGGTGGAG GTCCTTTCTTTGCGGTGGTTCAACTGGTTTGTATATTTTTGGCTACTGCTTTTATTATTACTATGCACGAACAGATATGCATGGTTTCTTGCAAACCTCGTTCTTCTTTGGATACATGGCTTGCATCTGCTATGGTTTCTTCCTCATGCTCGGGACTGTGGGTTTTATTGCCTCCTTGCTCTTTGTCCGTCACATATATGGGTCTATTAAGTGTGATTAG
- the LOC126717810 gene encoding transmembrane 9 superfamily member 2-like isoform X1 has translation MGKLVAIILSAIFVMCCGSQVMSDAIDHRYKAGDLVPLYANKVGPFSNPSETYCYFNLPFCSPDYVKEKKETLGEVLNGDCLVNAPYKLEFRIDKDFQVACRKNLTREEVIQFRTAIKRDYYFQMYYDDLPIWGFLGTIDRLGTAVPNDRFFLFMHLHFDIFFNKDRVIEVSIRMDHTHVVDLTEDRELHVEFIYNVNWKETKISFEKRMEKYLQSSFLPHHLYIHRSAIMNSCITVLILTGCFVTFYMRVLKKDFMEHTYNEVLTDDQDEKGWKYILGDVFRYPNHRSLFAAVLGSGTQLFILTILIMILGLVGVFYPYNRGNLLMALVFIYAITSGIAGYSSTTFYHQLEGTNWVRNLLFAGCLFSGPLLFTFCVLQTVAISYKANAALPFGTILVLVLLLTFVAFPLLVLGGILGKNSQTEFQAPCHTTKCPRDIPPLPWYRGVLPQMALAGILPFAVVYTELYYIFASVWGHRIYTIYSILFVVFIVLLIATALVTVALTYFQLAAEDHQWWWRSFLCGGSTGLYIFGYCFYYYYARTDMHGFLQTSFFFGYMACICYGFFLMLGTVGFIASLLFVRHIYGSIKCD, from the exons ATGGGGAAACTTGTGGCAATAATTCTTTCTGCCATATTTGTAATGTGTTGTGGGAGTCAAGTGATGTCAGATGCAATTGATCATCGCTACAAAGCTGGAGATCTTGTTCCTCTCTATGCCAACAAGGTTGGGCCATTTTCCAATCCCAG TGAAACTTACTGCTACTTCAATCTTCCCTTTTGCTCACCAG ATTAtgtaaaggagaagaaggaaactCTAGGTGAGGTATTGAATGGAGATTGTCTTGTCAATGCTCCATATAAACTTGAATTCCGGATAGATAAAGATTTTCAAGTTGCTTGTAGAAAGAACTTGACAAGGGAAGAAGTTATTCAGTTCCGAACTGCAATCAAAAGGGATTATTACTTCCAAATGTATTATGATGACCTGCCAATCTGGGGATTCCTTGGAACGATTGACAGACTAGGCACAGCTGTGCCAAATgatagattttttcttttcatgcaCCTTCactttgatatttttttcaataaggaCCGTGTGATTGAGGTCTCTATCCGTATGGACCATACACATGTTGTGGACCTTACTGAGGACAGGGAGTTGCATGTGGAGTTCATCTACAATGTGAATTGGAAGGAAACAAAGATTTCATTtgagaaaagaatggaaaagtaTTTGCAGTCTTCTTTCCTACCACATCACTTATATATCCATCGGTCTGCAATAATGAATTCATGTATTACAGTTCTCATCCTAACTGGTTGCTTTGTAACATTTTACATGCGAGTCCTTAAGAAGGATTTTATGGA ACATACATACAATGAAGTATTAACTGATGACCAAGACGAGAAGGGGTGGAAGTATATTCTTGGTGATGTGTTTCGGTACCCAAATCACAGGTCTTTGTTTGCTGCAGTCCTTGGTTCTGGCACTCAGTTGTTTATTCT TACCATCCTAATTATGATACTGGGACTAGTTGGTGTCTTTTATCCATATAACCGGGGAAATCTCTTGATGGCTTTGGTCTTCATATATGCAATTACTTCTGGTATTGCAGGATACTCATCAACCACTTTTTATCATCAACTAGAAGGAACGAATTGG GTGAGGAATCTGTTGTTTGCAGGATGCCTTTTTTCTGGTCCTCTGCTTTTCACATTCTGCGTACTTCAAACTGTTGCAATTTCTTACAAAGCTAATGCAGCTCTTCCCTTTGGCACCATCCTGGTGTTAGTTCTGCTACTGACATTTGTTGCATTTCCATTGCTCGTTTTGGGCGGGATTCTAGGCAAAAATAGCCAAACTGAATTTCAAGCTCCTTGCCACACCACAAAGTGCCCAAGAGATATTCCACCACTCCCCTGGTATAGGGGTGTTCTTCCTCAGATGGCATTGGCTGGTATTCTACCTTTTGCTGTTGTGTACACTGAGCTTTACTACATATTTGCTAGTGTCTGGGGTCATAGGATCTACACAATATACAGCATCCTATTTGTCGTCTTCATTGTTCTTCTGATTGCCACTGCTTTGGTTACTGTGGCTTTGACTTACTTTCAGCTTGCTGCTGAAGATCATCAATGGTGGTGGAG GTCCTTTCTTTGCGGTGGTTCAACTGGTTTGTATATTTTTGGCTACTGCTTTTATTATTACTATGCACGAACAGATATGCATGGTTTCTTGCAAACCTCGTTCTTCTTTGGATACATGGCTTGCATCTGCTATGGTTTCTTCCTCATGCTCGGGACTGTGGGTTTTATTGCCTCCTTGCTCTTTGTCCGTCACATATATGGGTCTATTAAGTGTGATTAG
- the LOC126719530 gene encoding uncharacterized protein LOC126719530, with translation MQIKDEGALTFPGKLKGEPSKRSRDKYCRFHRDHGHNTFDCYDLKQQIKALISQGKLQKFVSKERTDWPQETPARRENEHPEPPLGDIRMIVGGTTSGLSKKARKTYLWKVQNVSLTGFFLKMAQIDNPVIGFTKEDVRRLHHPHDDAFMVSIRVGEYNTHQVLVDNGSSANILYYPTF, from the coding sequence ATGCAGATCAAGGATGAAGGAGCCCTGACATTCCCTGGCAAGCTAAAGGGAGAACCTAGCAAGAGGTCCAGAGATAAATACTGTCGTTTCCACCGTGACCACGGTCATAACACATTTGACTGCTATGACTTAAAGCAGCAGATAAAAGCTCTTATTAGTCAAGGGAAGTTGCAAAAGTTTGTCAGTAAGGAAAGGACGGACTGGCCCCAAGAAACACCGGCACGAAGAGAAAACGAGCATCCCGAACCCCCACTAggagacataaggatgatcgtgGGAGGAACAACATCTGGCTTGTCCAAAAAGGCACGCAAAACTTACCTATGGAAGGTCCAAAATGTCTCGTTGACGGGATTCTTCCTGAAGATGGCACAAATTGACAACCCTGTCATTGGGTTTACAAAGGAAGATGTCAGGCGCCTCCACCACCCTCATGACGATGCGTTTATGGTTAGCATTCGGGTAGGGGAATACAATACCCACCAAGTCTTGGTAGATAATGGGAGCTCTGCCAACATCCTCTACTATCCAACGTTCTAG